The DNA region TTGGTCGTGAATCAGGGGAAGCATGGCATCTCTGAAGCAGGTCAGGTGGAGTGCAATCATTGTCAGACAAGTTGGGAGAAGTACAGCTTGTGTGGAATCTCTGAAGCTGGTTAGAAGTGCGGCTTCTCTGAAGCGGGTCAGGGTTAATGCGGCTCCTCTCAGGTGGATCAGCAGTTGCATGGTTCCTTCGAGACTGGTCAGAATGTGTGTGGGTCCTCTTAGGTACATTAGAAGTGTGATGACTTTGGGAATTAGGAGGGATATTTGGTAAACTATGTGGGGGTTTGAAGAAAGAACAGAGCATTTTAGGCATTTTCACAAGTTAAATTAATCAATTACCTTACTCAAAATAACTTATACTGCTTACAATTTTGTTGGCTTAGATTTGGCAAACACAGACTTCTGAGTAGATCCAGTCTTCTGCATCCTTTGGGAGTCAGAAGAAAATGAGTGAAAGATCTTCGGAGCTCTAGGAAGTTCTTCTTTTCtgttcagagaaagagaaagaagctATATGTCATGTAAGAAATAagtagacaaaaaaaagaaaattaatggaAACTTACCTTTTCTTTGCATTATATTTTGACTGATCAACACTGATTTCTTCATCCTCATCTTCTCCAGGAAAAAGTAGGTTCTTTGGCCTAAAGAATCACTTTGTTACTTACATATCTGCCACATTTTACAATACACTGACTAAATATAATCATAGATTACAAATAAAGACAACTTACATTCTTCTTCGTTTGGGTTTAATTGGGGAATCCTCCCTATCTGTTGCAAGGTCTGTGTGTTTCGACAGCTTCAGGTAGTTTTAATCTTGCCTCACTGTAACTGTCTACAAACGattacaataattatatatatatatatatatatatatatatatatatatatatatatatatatatatatatatatatatatatatatatattatatggccAACGTATCTGAAACATTTCAACACACAATCTATAAAGTAATACTTACTCGATGTAAATATAATTCTGACCTTGTGTGGAGTCCATCCTTCCCCAGGTTGCTCCTTATTTTTTGTGGCTTTTACAACATCCACTTTATTTGGTGGCCACATACATTCATTTTCTTTGACCCAATTGGAAGGCACCACTTCTACTTCAttagttttttcaaaaaatcaCAATGTGATACATtgtctaaacaaaataaaattgtaatttagtCATTTATATGCCTTTTCAAAATAATCTGTAGGAACACTTTTGAGTGGATAATGTGAGAAGAGAGACTATTTTTGCGAACTGTAATTGCACACCACATTTACCGCATATACAAAGAAAGCAACAAAATATAAACTGCAGATTTACTGGACCCATAAACAACTGCATGCTaccaaaaaaatgtttaagtataATGTAAATCAATAGCTGCCGGGTGGTTTGTTTAAATGCAGCAAAGGTATAACAACAAACTTGTCATGAAATGGCAGTCTGACATATTTTTGCACACTCTCCACTCTCTGAAAATGTTTCAGTGTCAAAGACAAGTTAGAAACCATGAAGATGTCCAACTCTGTAGAGTCAAAAGGGTATTCAAAGAATGATTCCTTGCATCTGTAGTCCCTACCGACAAAATATTCCACTCCCCTATCAACAATAATATTTTCAACCAACACAAACTTGTTCTTTATTTTGATGCAGGAATCTCTATTTGTAGTTTTGATAACTGCACCATCCATGGACAACACTTTAAACTGTTTTACTTGTCCTGTGAAAAATTGTGGTACTGGCCCTTCAGTATGTTCCGATTTATAATCTTTGGATGTCTTTGCATTAAGATTACAGTTGGAGCTGGCTTCATCAATTTCAGACAACCTGCGGATCACTTGTGTCAAAGGATTTCGTGGGCCTCTAACCAGTTTTTTAAGATGACCCAAGAAATTCTCATATGGAAAAGATGAAAATAAATCCAAATTACCATGGATTTTTACATCTTCACAAAAATGGACCAAACCATGAAAATTGTAAACTAAAAATTCTTGTCCATAAAGCTGACCAAAATGTTCAACAAAAGATACCAAAAGAGAATTGGCTAGATTGTTCATCGTCAAACAATATTCTGAACTCAGTAATATGTGTACGCCAATTGACAAAAGCATGAAATTGTTATAAATTTGAGACTTTAACACACCCTTCAGTACAACAGGTCCAGTGTACAGCAGGAACTGACGAAATTCTGAGGCCTTCCACCTACTTTTTTCAGCCAGTGTACGTGGTCTTCTAGTGAACTCAGAAGGAATGTAATCCCTCAAAGAAAGtagtctttttaaaaaaaaaaaaaaaaaaaacattaacattgaaTATGCCTCAACTATTCCAGATTTACCAATATAGGATAGTACTGTAGCTCTAAAACTCGTTtgtattaataattttgttaGATCATGGAAAATGAGTGCTTTTAGGCCAGAGTTTCCCATCTTTTTAAGTAACTTTAATTGTTTTTATCAATCAATTTATATCcacatctaaatattttatatttaattattttaaccatAATTATTACATTCCCTTTAATTTCATAGGATAATACTAGCCACTTGTATGGTTGTTCTCCTGGTTCAGTTTTGCCATAAGTGGCCAATTGTTCATTGCATTCCTAGATGTGACCTCTAAACATTACCCAGGTTGAGAACTATTGTTTtagacaacaaaaaaattatgtgatCAATTTCATTCTTTCAATGTAGATATTTTAATAGTACAGTATAATTATTTTTCTCTCAATCGCCTACAAATATGGCACACATGGGAATGAGATGACTAGCAATACATGACTAGCAAAAAGAACTAAGCAGGCCTTTGTGATCACAAATAAAAAACTTGGAGCATGCCCTTTTCATGTGAAACGATGATTAATCCAGATTTGATTCCACAtgactgagtcaatacactttctatagccccagaatagaaagctttcaggattgctggtgagaccctgaatttcctcagctgtcgcagatggtacagtcttttcctggctttattaacctgtgtttgaatgtgagtagtccaaatcaggtcctccgagatgtttacaccaaggtacttgaagctgctcaccctctccacaggggtcccgctgatcataagaggagtatagggctgctgctgtttcttcctgaagtccacaatcagttctttagttttgctcacattcagaaagagacagttgtcctggcaccatgatgttaatttctctacctcatccaagtatgcgttctcattattgttgtgaatgaggcccagaacaacagtatcatcagcaaatttgataatggatgtggagctgtgcgaagacacgcagttaGATTCTCGcgttccggagaatctcagatggccacgatgggttggaggataaagtgtcctgaaacaggtcagttaagcggtgtccaatgtccaaaagtgtttctttgtcgtatatgatcagtgcagaggtaatgtgtgtaaaaagagaaagcaaaagtaggtaaaaaagtaaataaaaacataatctaagcggAGCGACCTGGAACGGCGACCTGACTCGGCGGCGCCATCTTACAtatgttttaagaatgtttaacTAAAACAAAAGTATCAGACATATAACGTTAGTTAAGTCAAAGATTAGATTTAGATATCATACAATCTGATTGTTCAACCATTGAATCACTTTATAAGTCAAGTGCGGCTGCTgaatttgcttttcattttaacagCATTGACGTTACATTGTTCCGCACACATGAAGCACCGCGCCTCGGACATTCCGCAGGCCGGTCTATCGCACCCCGTTCGCGTCTGTATTGGCATCCTCATTTTCAGGGGCAGCTGAATCAGCTACCATATGGGCAAAAGTTCACttcaataaagaaaaaagtgGCATCCGAGTTTGAAATCAGGTATTAAAAAAAGCGCCAAAAAGAGAGTGAACTTCACTTACCTGAACAGCGGTTGTCTGAGACGTCTTCTTCAACTTCAGCGGGATAAATTTCAACCGATGCATCACGTGAACCTCATTCACCAACCAGAAAATCTGCTGTTACCGTGGAGATcgcgccaaaaaaaaaacaatagttgactgcagttgttttaaataaactgttatttagaaaaaatataaatattaagtttttaaCATGATTTGGTCGTCCTAAAAATTTTAAAGTATGGAAAACGTAGACTTATTTGtggattagtgtttttttttatttattacaaatttataaaaacaaattaaaagaaataatataataattaaaaaacaactaaattatcATGTtaggaaaatgtatattttttaatgattattgaaTTTTGTGAACATTGCTGAAAACTAAATactatatttattcattattaatcttttttttaaacaattggaCATATTTTTTCCAATTGACTCATTTATAAttcaattaatattattatgattaattatttttcagaACGGGGAGGGGAGAATAATCTTGCCTTGAAAATATAGTAGCAGGCTTATAATTGTCCAGTACACAAATTATGGCCCATAATCGCTACACTAATCTGGGCCAGACACCTCTCATGCACAATCGGCCCAAATGTTGTCTGCCGTCAGTGCTATCATTGCCACACTTGGCCCACAGTTGGCTGACATGATGTGGGCCACACACCTCCCATCCACAATCGGCCCAAATGTTGTCTGCCGCAGTGCCATCATTGCCACACTTGGCCCACAGTTGGCTGACATGATGCATGCCAGTGCCGGCAACACGCCAGCAGTGCCATGAGGAGGCCACATTTGGGCCAGGTTTGCTATGTGGGACAGACACGACATCTGAGAAACCTATTCCCttctaaataaaatgaataattacacAATGATTTCTCTTTTGTGTAGTTTTTGGAAAACATTTGCAGGTGTTAAATGTtatgataaaaacaaatgttcaaaAAATCTACCTAACTGTGTTTATTGGCCAGTGAGCAACAGCATCAAACCTGGGAATATCAGTCACAGCAGCTGACTTTGAGGATGGCCTCCCTTGTCCTTTTGGTGCAGTCCCAAATTTTTTCAGGAGACTTTGGCCAACTACTTGCTGAAATCCAAGGAGATCATAGTCACCATTTGTGACATCTTTGTGGAACAGCCAACTGTTGACCACAGCACTGTAGAGAGTCCAGGCCTAAATTGGCCACCACCACTTTTTTGATCTTATTGTGCTGTGGTAACGGGACACCTGAAGATCATGTAGATCTACT from Carassius carassius chromosome 1, fCarCar2.1, whole genome shotgun sequence includes:
- the LOC132139490 gene encoding uncharacterized protein LOC132139490 gives rise to the protein MRMKKSVLISQNIMQRKEKKNFLELRRSFTHFLLTPKGCRRLDLLRSLCLPNLSQQNFYQISLLIPKVITLLMYLRGPTHILTSLEGTMQLLIHLRGAALTLTRFREAALLTSFRDSTQAVLLPTCLTMIALHLTCFRDAMLPLIHDQEIVQLLSRLRRSRLPLIHFEVATKLQTQFREATIPLIRFREATQLLSRFRKSTLPLTCFKETMQMLTRYKEATLPLTCFREAVFLLTCLR